One window from the genome of Dyadobacter sp. CECT 9275 encodes:
- a CDS encoding helix-turn-helix domain-containing protein — protein sequence MKFNEKTLTLARESRGYTQKQLSEKSGVAQGTISKIELGQLSAPEYLIELFSKALNYPVDFFAQEPYFYVRGHYRSKQSISDKASKMYLAKMTIVERIFTTLQTAVELPEPNVPSWDIDVDGGNPAMAALFVRDKWKIPKGRINNLTELVEDNGILVMLLDLGEKDGFSTYSDIKYPVIFLNNRRTSDRLRFTLAHELGHLVLHWGKKDHGRDEEQEAHEFASELLMPSQDIKPYLNKLNSSTLTDLKRYWKTSMASIARKAKDLGTITQDQYYYMMKGFSANGYRTFGEPELFEPEKPTILSDIVELYLNDLNYTKQELASLLHLSMDDLDELLFNKAKLFQISRN from the coding sequence ATGAAATTCAATGAAAAAACATTAACCCTCGCCCGAGAATCTCGCGGGTATACTCAAAAGCAACTTTCTGAAAAATCAGGGGTTGCCCAAGGCACTATTTCCAAAATTGAACTAGGCCAGCTCTCTGCGCCTGAATATTTAATAGAACTATTTAGTAAGGCACTAAACTATCCAGTCGATTTTTTTGCTCAGGAGCCTTACTTCTATGTTCGAGGACATTACCGGTCAAAACAGTCCATATCAGATAAAGCATCAAAGATGTATTTGGCCAAAATGACCATTGTTGAACGCATTTTTACGACTTTACAGACTGCCGTCGAGCTGCCGGAGCCTAATGTGCCCAGTTGGGATATTGATGTAGATGGCGGCAATCCAGCTATGGCCGCTTTATTTGTTAGGGATAAATGGAAAATACCCAAAGGCCGCATCAACAACTTAACTGAATTGGTTGAAGACAATGGAATTTTAGTGATGCTACTTGATCTTGGTGAAAAGGATGGTTTTAGCACATACTCAGACATTAAGTACCCTGTCATATTCCTTAACAACAGACGAACCTCAGACCGGCTTAGATTTACACTTGCCCACGAGCTGGGGCACTTAGTGTTACACTGGGGCAAGAAGGATCATGGCCGTGACGAAGAGCAGGAAGCACACGAATTTGCAAGCGAACTACTAATGCCAAGCCAAGACATAAAGCCGTATTTGAACAAGCTCAATTCTAGCACATTGACTGATCTAAAAAGGTACTGGAAAACATCAATGGCTTCTATCGCCCGAAAAGCAAAAGATTTGGGTACAATAACCCAAGACCAATATTATTATATGATGAAGGGCTTTTCAGCCAATGGTTACCGTACTTTCGGTGAGCCGGAACTATTTGAGCCTGAAAAACCAACAATTTTGAGTGATATCGTTGAACTGTACCTCAATGATCTGAATTACACGAAACAAGAATTGGCAAGCCTTTTGCACCTTTCAATGGACGACCTCGACGAATTGCTTTTTAACAAGGCGAAACTCTTTCAGATATCAAGAAATTAA
- a CDS encoding TetR/AcrR family transcriptional regulator codes for MNFHLSFHLNEKVYLRDPESSELGKRLIKSAIDLIYELGFEHFTFKKLALEVNTTEATIYRYFENKHRLLLYILNWYWSYMEFLVMFRLQNMTDPKEKLKTIIELLTQELPESSGMMDYNKRYLNQIIISESSKVYLVKEVKEINKSEVFKPYKDLCAKIAEVVTEYNPDYQYPRSLSSTLIETSHFQQFFSNYLPKLTDVGALGQKDYTALFLSNLLFTVLGDQSLK; via the coding sequence ATGAATTTTCATCTAAGCTTTCACTTAAACGAAAAAGTCTACCTGCGGGACCCTGAAAGCAGTGAGCTTGGTAAACGATTGATAAAAAGCGCGATAGACCTGATTTATGAACTTGGCTTTGAGCATTTTACATTCAAAAAGCTTGCGTTAGAGGTCAATACGACCGAAGCGACAATTTACCGGTACTTTGAAAACAAACACCGCTTACTACTTTACATATTGAACTGGTATTGGAGCTACATGGAGTTTCTGGTCATGTTTAGACTGCAGAATATGACGGATCCGAAAGAAAAATTGAAGACCATTATCGAGCTGCTCACCCAGGAACTTCCAGAAAGTAGTGGCATGATGGATTACAATAAAAGGTACCTCAACCAGATCATCATTTCGGAAAGCAGTAAAGTGTACCTGGTAAAGGAAGTTAAAGAGATCAATAAGTCAGAGGTTTTTAAACCCTATAAAGACTTGTGTGCTAAAATTGCCGAGGTCGTCACAGAATATAATCCTGACTATCAGTATCCCAGGTCCCTGAGCAGCACCTTGATAGAGACATCGCATTTTCAGCAGTTTTTCAGCAACTATCTTCCCAAGCTGACAGACGTTGGTGCGTTGGGCCAGAAAGACTACACAGCCTTATTTCTAAGCAATCTGCTTTTTACGGTACTAGGTGACCAAAGTTTGAAATAA
- a CDS encoding ATP-binding cassette domain-containing protein → MEKIKPFKRLWDLILTDRSDIGSIYFYAILSGVVNLSLPLGIQAIISFVLGASMVTSIYVLITLVVIGVAAVGLMQINQMKIIEKIQQKIFTRYAFEFADKIPRFDLIKTDGFYLPEKVNRFFDVLSVHKGISKLLLEVPIASIQIVFGLALLSIYHPFFILFGLSLLLVLSLIFRLTGANGLKTSLQESVNKYKTVGWLEEMARINNPFKLAYDAHFNLTRTDTNVSKYLQSRTDHFGVLLFQYKTLMITKVAITLAMLAGGSYLLLEQEINVGEFIAAEIVVLTVINAVEKLIINLDSVYDVVTGLEKLATITENLSEQTGSITLDSVEKGIGIDLIDFSFAFPSGKTIFSGVNIHIPSGSLVGVYATGMSGKSTFLKILAGHFQQFSGSLLINKVPLRNYRLPSLRKRLSLYLNEKDIFIGSVLENILVGRNHISSQEIVNLAEKTGLSGFLDALPEGFETQVAPNGKNLPSQYVKRISLLRALLDNPLLLLLEDPWEGMGGPEKQKMMGYLASKRGQSTVVIASSDPGFLAQCDYHIVLSNATATITPNVEDGSAFL, encoded by the coding sequence ATGGAGAAAATAAAGCCCTTTAAACGGCTATGGGACTTAATCTTAACAGACAGGTCCGATATTGGATCGATCTACTTCTATGCAATATTGAGCGGAGTAGTCAATTTAAGCCTACCACTTGGTATTCAAGCTATTATCAGCTTTGTCCTGGGGGCCTCGATGGTCACTTCCATTTATGTATTGATTACGTTAGTCGTAATCGGGGTGGCCGCTGTCGGCCTGATGCAGATCAATCAAATGAAGATCATTGAAAAAATACAGCAAAAGATTTTCACGCGTTATGCTTTTGAATTCGCTGACAAAATCCCCCGGTTCGACCTGATAAAAACGGACGGGTTCTATCTGCCGGAAAAAGTGAACCGGTTTTTCGATGTATTGAGCGTACATAAAGGTATCTCCAAACTATTACTTGAAGTCCCTATTGCCAGTATCCAGATCGTTTTCGGTCTGGCCTTACTGTCAATTTACCATCCTTTCTTCATTCTTTTTGGACTATCCCTGCTATTGGTGCTTTCGCTGATTTTCCGACTAACGGGCGCAAACGGTTTAAAGACTTCCCTGCAAGAGAGCGTCAATAAGTACAAGACCGTCGGCTGGCTTGAAGAAATGGCAAGAATTAACAATCCCTTTAAGCTTGCCTATGATGCCCATTTCAATTTGACTAGGACCGATACGAACGTAAGCAAGTACCTGCAATCGCGTACAGACCATTTCGGTGTGTTACTTTTTCAATATAAAACACTCATGATCACCAAAGTGGCCATCACCTTGGCGATGCTGGCAGGAGGCTCTTACCTTTTGCTCGAACAGGAAATCAATGTTGGTGAATTCATTGCGGCTGAAATCGTGGTGTTGACCGTGATCAATGCAGTTGAGAAATTGATCATCAATTTAGATAGTGTATACGATGTGGTCACTGGCCTGGAAAAGCTTGCGACCATTACTGAAAACCTCTCTGAACAAACGGGAAGCATTACTTTGGACTCAGTTGAAAAAGGCATCGGCATTGATCTGATTGATTTTTCTTTTGCATTCCCCAGCGGTAAGACAATATTCAGCGGTGTCAACATTCATATTCCATCAGGGAGCCTGGTAGGCGTATATGCAACCGGCATGTCAGGCAAATCCACTTTCTTAAAGATACTCGCCGGACACTTTCAGCAATTCTCCGGCTCTTTACTGATCAATAAGGTGCCCCTCAGAAATTACCGGTTGCCGTCGCTTCGCAAAAGACTAAGTCTGTACCTGAATGAAAAGGATATATTTATCGGATCGGTTCTGGAAAATATTCTTGTGGGCCGAAACCATATCAGCTCGCAGGAAATAGTAAATCTGGCCGAGAAGACCGGCCTTTCTGGATTTTTGGACGCATTGCCTGAAGGGTTTGAAACCCAGGTAGCCCCCAACGGCAAGAACCTGCCAAGTCAATATGTCAAACGCATTTCCCTGCTCAGGGCTTTGCTGGACAATCCGCTCCTTTTACTACTGGAAGATCCCTGGGAGGGCATGGGCGGACCTGAAAAGCAGAAAATGATGGGGTACTTGGCCAGTAAACGCGGCCAGTCCACGGTAGTTATTGCAAGCAGTGACCCCGGATTTCTAGCACAGTGCGACTACCATATTGTACTCAGTAACGCAACAGCCACTATAACACCAAACGTAGAAGATGGATCCGCTTTCTTATAA
- a CDS encoding HlyD family secretion protein, translating to MDPLSYKIPLKSLDTIYLQDQESKVRYWFYGIVILLGLTLFLPWTQNIKARGDITSLYQEQRPQNINSPIPGKIVRWAVKEGDFVKKGDTILQISEIKEDYLDPNLVSRTQQQVEAKKGAINFYKGKAATSVSQMEALSSAQTFKISQLENKLGQLNNKLTGEQAELEAITNEFNLTKDQYERQQKMFEQGLVSQTQLQQRNTTFQNALAKKIAAENKIAQTRQEMLIVKIEQNGVQQEYTEKISKAEGDRLQSLSNIASGQGEMAKLENQVANYTIRNGMYVILAPQDGQIVQANKAGIGEILKDGERITVIVPTRVNYAVEMYVRPVDLPLVSTGQKVRFMFDGFPAIIFSGWPQNSYGTFGGKVVAFEHTISTNGMFRVLVAEDATDRPWPQQLKLGTGAQGIALLKDVPLWYELWRNINGFPPDYYTLKEPGSKGSGKEK from the coding sequence ATGGATCCGCTTTCTTATAAAATCCCGCTCAAATCCCTGGATACCATTTACCTGCAGGACCAGGAAAGCAAGGTCAGGTATTGGTTTTACGGCATCGTTATCCTGCTGGGACTGACGCTGTTTTTACCATGGACACAGAACATCAAGGCCCGGGGCGACATTACTTCGCTTTACCAGGAACAGCGCCCTCAAAACATTAACTCCCCTATTCCGGGTAAAATCGTCAGATGGGCTGTCAAGGAAGGGGACTTCGTAAAAAAAGGCGACACGATCTTGCAAATCTCGGAGATCAAAGAAGACTATCTGGACCCCAATCTGGTCAGCCGTACCCAGCAGCAGGTGGAAGCAAAAAAAGGTGCAATCAATTTCTATAAAGGAAAAGCGGCCACCTCCGTCTCGCAGATGGAAGCCCTCAGCTCCGCGCAAACTTTTAAGATCAGTCAACTTGAAAACAAGCTGGGCCAGCTTAACAACAAGCTCACAGGCGAGCAGGCTGAGCTGGAAGCCATCACCAATGAATTTAACCTGACCAAAGATCAGTACGAGCGCCAGCAGAAAATGTTCGAGCAGGGGCTGGTTTCACAGACTCAGCTCCAGCAGCGCAACACCACGTTTCAGAATGCGTTGGCTAAAAAAATAGCTGCCGAGAATAAGATAGCACAGACCAGGCAGGAGATGCTCATTGTAAAGATCGAACAAAACGGCGTGCAGCAGGAATATACCGAAAAGATCAGCAAGGCAGAAGGCGACCGGTTGCAGAGCCTGAGCAATATCGCATCCGGACAGGGGGAAATGGCCAAACTGGAAAACCAGGTTGCCAACTACACCATTCGAAATGGCATGTATGTTATCCTGGCCCCGCAGGATGGCCAGATCGTCCAGGCAAATAAGGCGGGTATTGGGGAGATACTCAAAGACGGGGAACGTATCACGGTGATCGTTCCGACACGGGTAAACTATGCGGTGGAAATGTATGTGCGCCCGGTAGACTTGCCGCTGGTCAGCACCGGGCAAAAAGTCAGGTTCATGTTTGATGGCTTCCCCGCTATCATATTCAGCGGCTGGCCCCAGAACAGTTACGGGACCTTTGGCGGAAAGGTGGTCGCATTCGAGCACACGATCAGCACCAATGGGATGTTCAGGGTGCTTGTGGCCGAAGATGCCACTGACCGGCCCTGGCCGCAGCAACTGAAACTGGGAACAGGGGCGCAAGGGATTGCCCTTCTGAAAGACGTCCCCCTTTGGTACGAGCTATGGCGTAACATCAACGGATTCCCACCGGATTATTACACTTTGAAGGAGCCCGGGTCCAAAGGTTCGGGTAAAGAAAAATAA
- a CDS encoding TolC family protein, with protein sequence MRSLAIQLGLLVGLTVLTPAKSQDSTKTLNAAQVMELVRKFHPVAIQAGIHIDKAQADLLIARGGFDPILGAYVSRKRFEGTNYYNATSPEITIPTWYGIEVHSGVDNYTGERLDPTITKGQSAFLGVSVPLARDLVMDKRRAFLKQARIFRSLADTEQKLVLNDLLMDTMDAYWQWVGYYNQSLIVKANVEINTQRLDFVRKSLLNGERAAIDTIETLAQLQSFQYQQNQYQLEFRNAGLRLSAFLWNDAGEPFTLPEAVVPPADWDNEQNIKDFELDLSSLLLTAAQTHPEMRSYDFKLRALDIEKKLKFQQLLPKADFRYNHLSKGYNALASAGEYAIFDNNYQYGFKFEIPLRLSAGRGEYKKAQLKIQETRLGRMQKQLELEVKVRQYYNEFNALRQQISLQNLNYANYQQLVKAEEVRFSNGESSLFLINSRENKALEARQKLIELKTKYFKIAYALQWSAGLLD encoded by the coding sequence ATGAGAAGCTTGGCAATACAATTAGGCCTTCTGGTTGGGCTGACGGTTTTAACCCCGGCGAAATCGCAGGATTCTACCAAAACATTAAATGCGGCGCAAGTCATGGAGCTGGTGCGAAAGTTTCACCCAGTGGCCATACAGGCTGGTATCCATATTGATAAGGCCCAGGCCGACCTGTTGATCGCCCGCGGCGGGTTTGATCCCATCCTGGGTGCTTACGTATCGCGCAAGCGTTTTGAGGGAACTAATTATTACAACGCGACCTCGCCCGAAATCACCATTCCTACCTGGTATGGGATCGAAGTGCACAGCGGCGTAGATAACTACACCGGGGAGCGGCTCGACCCGACGATAACCAAAGGACAATCGGCTTTCCTGGGTGTGAGCGTTCCCCTGGCACGGGACCTGGTCATGGACAAGCGGCGGGCATTCTTGAAGCAAGCCCGCATTTTCAGGTCCCTGGCTGATACCGAGCAAAAACTGGTGCTGAATGATTTGTTGATGGATACCATGGATGCGTATTGGCAGTGGGTCGGTTACTACAATCAGTCTCTGATTGTTAAGGCTAATGTTGAAATCAACACGCAGCGGCTTGATTTTGTCCGCAAGTCGCTGCTCAATGGCGAGCGTGCTGCCATTGACACCATTGAAACATTGGCCCAGTTACAGAGCTTTCAATATCAACAAAATCAGTATCAGCTTGAATTTCGCAATGCAGGTCTGCGGCTTTCTGCGTTTCTATGGAATGATGCGGGCGAGCCATTTACGCTGCCTGAAGCGGTTGTACCTCCCGCCGACTGGGACAATGAACAAAACATAAAAGACTTCGAGCTAGACCTGTCCAGTCTGCTTTTGACGGCCGCACAAACACATCCTGAAATGCGTAGTTATGATTTTAAGCTACGTGCCCTGGACATTGAAAAAAAGCTCAAATTCCAACAACTTTTACCAAAAGCCGATTTCCGATACAACCACCTGAGCAAAGGGTATAATGCACTGGCAAGCGCCGGAGAGTACGCAATTTTTGATAACAACTACCAGTACGGATTCAAGTTTGAAATACCCCTGCGGCTTTCAGCAGGACGCGGGGAATACAAGAAGGCGCAGCTCAAAATCCAGGAGACCAGGCTGGGACGAATGCAAAAACAGCTGGAGCTGGAAGTGAAAGTCAGACAATACTACAATGAGTTTAATGCGCTTAGGCAGCAGATCAGCCTGCAAAATTTGAACTATGCAAACTACCAGCAACTGGTGAAGGCCGAAGAAGTTCGGTTTTCCAATGGTGAAAGCTCGTTATTCCTGATCAACAGCCGTGAAAATAAAGCGCTGGAAGCCCGGCAAAAACTCATCGAGCTGAAAACGAAATATTTTAAAATAGCATATGCTCTCCAATGGAGTGCGGGATTGCTGGACTAA
- a CDS encoding universal stress protein encodes MKTILVPIDFSKNSQKVLKAAKVISDKTGAELAIMHTSQSADKGIAIPITEGTRVIFNELENSYKQQLDEYVAGVQSEGYQVHGIWESDAVQTAILRQADEINADLIVIGRTGQGTFMDKLIGSLSARVALDALCPVLVIPPQATVKEFKNIVYATRFDPRETEILHQIKALAKQLGAKLILVHINPFHQLGSHTNEEHMLRNIQELDIADMDVVIAQDINFIEGIRRYCYQEGADLLVVSTRERGFLEQYITNPSMTKRLVVETRLPLLVYHIR; translated from the coding sequence ATGAAAACAATACTGGTCCCTATTGATTTCTCAAAAAATTCACAAAAAGTACTGAAAGCGGCCAAAGTAATTTCGGATAAAACAGGCGCTGAATTGGCCATTATGCATACCTCCCAGTCTGCGGATAAGGGCATTGCAATACCAATCACAGAGGGTACGCGTGTAATTTTCAACGAATTGGAAAACTCGTACAAGCAGCAACTGGACGAATATGTAGCTGGCGTTCAGTCAGAAGGATATCAGGTGCACGGTATTTGGGAGTCGGATGCGGTCCAGACTGCGATATTGCGGCAGGCAGATGAGATCAATGCTGATCTGATTGTCATTGGCCGGACAGGGCAGGGGACATTTATGGATAAACTGATCGGCAGTTTGTCAGCCCGTGTTGCGTTGGATGCGCTCTGTCCTGTCTTGGTTATCCCGCCCCAGGCTACAGTAAAGGAGTTTAAAAATATTGTATATGCTACGCGGTTTGACCCGCGAGAAACTGAGATTTTGCATCAGATAAAGGCGCTGGCAAAGCAGCTTGGTGCCAAACTTATCCTGGTTCACATTAATCCGTTCCACCAGCTTGGGAGCCATACAAATGAAGAGCATATGCTAAGAAACATCCAGGAGCTCGATATAGCAGATATGGACGTTGTTATCGCACAGGATATAAATTTTATTGAGGGTATTAGAAGGTATTGTTACCAGGAAGGCGCTGACTTATTAGTTGTTTCTACCCGTGAAAGAGGCTTTTTAGAACAGTATATCACAAATCCAAGTATGACAAAAAGATTGGTTGTGGAAACGCGTCTGCCCTTACTCGTATACCATATCAGGTAA
- a CDS encoding TerC family protein yields the protein MEFEIIISLLSLVALEAVLGIDNVIFISIIAAKLPADQQMKARQYGLVLAGVMRIGLLLLISLIMRLDKDLFVVYGEGFSGKELVLLAGGLFLLYKSSTEIYHKMEGEEGDQSKQIKASSFVEVLTQILIMDMVFSIDSIITAIGMVREVWVMYVAVIATVILMLVAAETIISFVNRHPAFKMLALSFLLLIGFSLVSEGFGLEIPKGYIYFSMAFSLLVDVFQIRMNKSKSTPVKTHEHYQQTEDRLLS from the coding sequence GTGGAATTCGAAATCATCATTTCACTGTTATCGCTGGTCGCTTTGGAAGCGGTTCTAGGCATTGACAACGTCATTTTTATATCTATTATCGCAGCGAAGCTCCCGGCAGATCAACAGATGAAAGCCAGGCAGTACGGTCTGGTACTTGCTGGTGTGATGCGCATTGGGCTTTTGCTTCTCATCTCACTCATTATGAGGCTTGATAAGGACTTATTTGTGGTTTATGGCGAAGGGTTTTCCGGTAAAGAGCTGGTGCTACTTGCCGGAGGTTTATTTCTGCTTTATAAGAGTTCAACTGAGATTTATCATAAAATGGAAGGGGAGGAAGGCGACCAGAGTAAACAGATAAAAGCTTCCTCATTCGTAGAAGTCCTTACGCAGATACTAATCATGGATATGGTTTTTTCCATCGACTCGATAATTACCGCCATTGGTATGGTAAGGGAAGTTTGGGTAATGTATGTGGCGGTTATTGCGACAGTGATACTGATGCTGGTAGCTGCCGAAACGATCATTAGTTTTGTAAACCGGCATCCCGCATTTAAAATGCTCGCTTTGTCATTTTTGTTACTAATTGGCTTTTCGTTGGTGAGTGAGGGTTTCGGGCTTGAAATCCCAAAGGGTTACATTTACTTCTCTATGGCATTTTCGCTGCTGGTTGATGTGTTTCAGATACGCATGAACAAATCAAAAAGCACTCCGGTAAAAACCCATGAACATTACCAGCAAACAGAAGATCGCCTGCTATCATAG
- a CDS encoding leucine-rich repeat domain-containing protein, with protein MSISNVDSTLINKEYTSLGEALKNPEIVYRLNLSNKNSMMQNVNWAKFENLQYLSLKNDHLKEIPGEIAFLRNLKVLDLSGNDFKILPKSLSNLTKLEELFLNDEKHFKVATAIRTLSLLPSLKILHLENDHLKRLPKNIGSLAHLEMLYLNENDFNSVPAEIKGLRNLKYLYIRDNRISPDSHQNIQNQNYGIKIKF; from the coding sequence ATGTCAATAAGTAATGTAGATTCTACTTTAATAAATAAAGAATATACGTCCTTGGGTGAGGCTCTTAAAAATCCAGAAATAGTTTACCGTTTAAATTTGAGCAACAAAAATTCAATGATGCAAAATGTTAATTGGGCTAAATTTGAAAATCTGCAATATTTAAGTCTCAAAAACGATCATTTAAAAGAAATACCTGGTGAAATTGCATTTTTACGGAATTTGAAAGTACTTGATTTAAGTGGCAACGATTTTAAAATTCTACCTAAGTCATTGAGTAATTTAACTAAATTAGAGGAACTATTTTTAAATGATGAAAAACATTTCAAGGTAGCTACTGCGATAAGGACGCTTAGCCTGTTACCAAGTCTCAAAATTTTACATTTAGAAAATGACCATTTAAAAAGGTTGCCTAAGAATATTGGTAGCTTGGCGCATTTGGAAATGCTCTACTTAAACGAAAATGACTTCAATTCTGTACCTGCTGAAATAAAGGGTTTGAGAAATTTAAAATATCTATATATCCGTGATAATAGAATAAGTCCAGATAGTCATCAAAACATTCAGAATCAAAATTATGGAATTAAAATAAAATTTTGA
- a CDS encoding Fic family protein → MELLPIEVIKMNQKKIDEIDNTIKSIYRLIIYSRHHLDDDLLDIYLEGVNNLKELLSIKNAQMEAQNEEEAKEYLQNLKVSLDFVIEEIILHYNFEREMQLFQLLRLASPETNAIHPNRYRQTFVQIGAYICPDPTDVPQLVSELFYKIQFISNPVIRAIYFHHELIRIHPFVDGNGRVTRIAKNWMLMYELYPPIFINDTPQKKEYIATLASSFKELMNHPGKWNDYTEQFFEQELDRLLVNVTLLYDSVNLIGINREKSQSKNRGIK, encoded by the coding sequence ATGGAACTACTACCAATAGAGGTAATTAAGATGAACCAAAAAAAGATAGACGAAATTGACAACACAATAAAGTCAATTTACAGACTGATTATCTACAGCCGGCACCACCTCGACGATGACCTATTGGACATATATTTAGAAGGAGTTAATAATCTAAAAGAACTATTGAGTATTAAAAATGCTCAAATGGAAGCTCAAAATGAAGAAGAAGCCAAGGAGTATTTACAAAACTTAAAAGTATCACTTGATTTTGTTATAGAAGAAATAATTTTGCACTATAATTTTGAAAGGGAAATGCAGTTATTTCAGCTTCTTCGTTTAGCCTCTCCCGAAACTAATGCTATCCATCCCAACCGGTACAGACAAACCTTTGTTCAAATTGGAGCCTATATTTGTCCCGATCCAACAGACGTTCCGCAATTGGTTTCTGAACTTTTTTACAAAATTCAATTCATTTCAAATCCTGTTATTAGGGCAATATATTTTCATCATGAGCTAATTAGAATTCACCCTTTTGTGGATGGAAATGGAAGAGTGACAAGAATTGCAAAAAACTGGATGCTAATGTACGAGTTATATCCCCCAATATTTATAAATGATACTCCGCAAAAAAAGGAATATATTGCTACACTTGCTAGTAGCTTTAAAGAGCTTATGAACCACCCAGGTAAATGGAATGATTACACCGAGCAGTTCTTTGAACAGGAACTTGATCGCTTGTTGGTCAATGTTACTTTACTTTATGATAGCGTCAATCTTATAGGAATAAATAGAGAAAAATCTCAGTCAAAAAATCGTGGAATAAAATAA
- a CDS encoding NADP-dependent isocitrate dehydrogenase, with protein sequence MTKITIAKGDGIGPEIMDATLKIILSAGAKIDIEEIKVGETVYLAGNTAGIAPESWDTIRRNKIFLKAPITTPQGGGYKSLNVTTRKFLGLYANVRPCMSLHPFVNTKHPDMDIVIIRENEEDLYAGIEHRQTDEVVQCLKLISRPGCEKIVRYAFEYAKQQGRKKVTCFTKDNIMKQTDGLFHSVFDEISKQYPDIENEHWIIDIGAAKLADTPELFDVLVMPNLYGDVLSDVAAQIAGSVGLAGSANIGEECAMFEAIHGSAPRRAGQNLANPSGLLQGAVMMLNHIGQTKVAERVHNAWLKTIEDGTHTYDIFRDQTSRLKVGTKEFALAVIENLGKKPRALKEVSFSGNSALVLPKYQRQARAVKELVGVDLFVDWVGKDPDELAITMKRIEVDGIELAMITNRGIKVWPNGFEETFLTDHWRCRFKAKYGKLTDKEVIARLLTRSISENVDTIKTENLYMFDGKDGFSMGQGQ encoded by the coding sequence ATGACAAAAATTACAATTGCCAAGGGCGATGGGATTGGCCCTGAAATCATGGATGCTACTTTGAAGATTATTTTATCTGCGGGTGCAAAGATTGACATTGAAGAAATTAAAGTTGGTGAAACAGTTTATCTTGCAGGAAACACCGCTGGTATAGCACCAGAATCCTGGGATACGATTCGCCGCAATAAGATTTTTCTAAAAGCGCCTATCACCACCCCGCAAGGTGGCGGTTACAAAAGTTTGAACGTAACGACCCGCAAGTTTTTAGGGCTTTACGCCAATGTGCGGCCCTGCATGAGCCTTCATCCCTTTGTCAATACCAAGCATCCAGATATGGACATTGTTATCATCAGGGAAAACGAGGAAGATTTATATGCCGGGATAGAACACCGTCAGACAGACGAAGTCGTTCAATGCCTGAAATTAATTAGCCGGCCGGGCTGTGAAAAAATTGTTCGGTATGCTTTCGAATATGCCAAGCAGCAAGGCAGAAAAAAGGTTACCTGTTTCACCAAAGATAACATTATGAAACAAACTGATGGCTTGTTTCATAGCGTCTTCGATGAAATATCAAAGCAATATCCGGATATAGAGAATGAGCACTGGATCATCGATATTGGCGCGGCAAAACTGGCTGATACCCCGGAGCTCTTCGATGTACTGGTAATGCCCAACCTGTATGGTGATGTGCTAAGTGATGTGGCTGCTCAAATAGCAGGGTCCGTTGGTTTAGCGGGTTCAGCCAATATTGGGGAAGAATGTGCCATGTTTGAAGCTATCCACGGCTCGGCGCCGAGAAGGGCGGGCCAAAACCTGGCTAATCCATCAGGTTTACTGCAAGGTGCTGTAATGATGTTAAACCACATCGGGCAAACTAAAGTAGCTGAACGAGTACACAACGCCTGGCTCAAAACCATAGAGGATGGAACGCATACCTATGATATATTTAGAGATCAGACCAGCAGATTGAAAGTGGGCACGAAAGAATTTGCTTTGGCAGTTATAGAAAATCTTGGGAAGAAACCGCGCGCTTTGAAGGAGGTATCTTTTAGCGGGAATTCAGCGCTGGTACTTCCAAAATATCAGCGCCAGGCCAGGGCAGTCAAGGAGCTTGTCGGAGTTGATCTATTTGTTGACTGGGTTGGCAAAGACCCGGATGAGCTGGCGATTACCATGAAACGTATAGAGGTGGACGGTATTGAGCTTGCAATGATTACGAACAGGGGGATTAAAGTTTGGCCCAATGGATTTGAGGAAACTTTTTTGACCGACCACTGGCGGTGCCGTTTCAAGGCAAAGTATGGCAAGCTGACAGATAAGGAAGTTATAGCTCGCCTTCTTACCAGGTCTATATCAGAAAACGTAGACACTATCAAGACAGAGAACCTTTATATGTTCGATGGCAAGGACGGGTTTTCAATGGGTCAAGGCCAATAA